In Camelus bactrianus isolate YW-2024 breed Bactrian camel chromosome 18, ASM4877302v1, whole genome shotgun sequence, one DNA window encodes the following:
- the SBDS gene encoding ribosome maturation protein SBDS, with the protein MSIFTPTNQIRLTNVAVVRMKRAGKRFEIACYKNKVVGWRSGVEKDLDEVLQTHSVFVNVSKGQVAKKEDLISAFGTDDQTEICKQILTKGEVQVSDKERHTQLEQMFRDIATIVADKCVNPETKRPYTVILIERAMKDIHYSVKPNKSTKQQALEVIKQLKEKMKIERAHMRLRFILPVNEGKKLKEKLKPLIKVVESEDYNQQLEIVCLIDPGCFREIDELIKKETKGKGSLEVLSLKDVEEGDEKFE; encoded by the exons ATGTCAATCTTCACCCCCACCAACCAGATCCGCTTAACCAATGTGGCCGTGGTACGGATGAAGCGAGCCGGGAAGCGCTTCGAAATCGCCTGCTACAAAAACAAGGTCGTCGGCTGGCGGAGCGGCGT GGAAAAAGACCTTGATGAAGTTCTGCAGACCCACTCAGTGTTTGTAAACGTTTCTAAAGGTCAGGTTGCAAAGAAGGAAGATCTCATCAGTGCATTCGGAACAGATGACCAGACTGAAATCTGTAAACAG attttgacGAAAGGAGAGGTTCAGGTGTCAGATAAAGAACGGCACACACAGCTGGAGCAGATGTTTAGGGACATTGCAACTATCGTGGCTGACAAATGTGTGAACCCTGAAACAAAGAGGCCATACACCGTCATCCTTATCGAGAGAGCCATGAAGGACATCCACTATTCAGTCAAGCCCAACAAGAGTACCAAACAGCAG GCTTTGGAAGTGATAAAGCAgttgaaggagaaaatgaagATAGAACGCGCTCACATGAGACTTCGGTTCATTCTTCCAGTGAACGAAGGGAAGAAGCTAAAAGAGAAACTCAAGCCACTGATCAAGGTTGTAGAAAGCGAAGACTACAATCAACAGTTAGAAATT GTGTGCCTCATTGACCCTGGCTGCTTCAGAGAAATCGATGAGCTAATAAAAAAGGAGACAAAGGGCAAAGGTTCTTTGGAGGTACTCAGTTTGAAAGATGTGGAAGAAGGAGATGAGAAGTTTGAATGA